One stretch of Tenacibaculum sp. MAR_2010_89 DNA includes these proteins:
- a CDS encoding baseplate J/gp47 family protein, whose protein sequence is MSKIIPNILQRNGTGQEQRTIDALDPENFELHDFTIEDWILFAFNFAEKLNYFSTENHEVASGNWKVFFNKLTTSQVPFRGTREYGKLKENITTILNDFTKEARLSPHLTLFVCFLKLLEFSKERFNKLTKRHLDFYYKEILQVNNKEAIPDQAHVIFELAKKITNQQVKKETLLDAKKDISGNSLMYKTDEDLTVNKAKVGAIKTIYNKNSNSLKKIKVSHVANTKDGIAEPLLETEPYWHPFGYPSSGKNVDELQDAEMGFCIASPMLWLQEGRRVVTITIKFDTDFEKEPFKVDTLIENLKLYGSGKEKWIEPTLIAINDANDGDLEVSDEISFTFFLGEDTEAIVNYEEEFLLKKYKTTHPLVRFVFDISNNTGYDFYRFLASNTVNKITIKTVVEGAKSLIVENDNGLVKSKKPFHPFTTRPIEGSNFSVDYKEAFSKKWTSFSVNLRWKNTPEDFKNWYQAYLKKSSYSSIKTYGEELAKAIANRSLLIENEGFFKAKKRMLHAAGEANETIGEIKKIFTKEVLEKADEDEVFYTGNFTAINSSNTYDVHKAGPLKLTLEQSFFHDLYPRLYALAVSSENKDVNLPNEPYTPLVETITVDYVAEETILVSEVRKDENRIQLFHEHPFGEHEENYAHKKYLQEEKNIIDIFDKDTIQTFLVPKYCLGGHLFLGIENLEPQQNISLLIQVLEGSENPEVESFKENEKVNWSILCNNKWKSLENEIISNNTDNFLKSGIVKFSIPKEASLNNTLLPEGYIWIKAQMNKSFDAVCKVINIHAQAVLATFKNNENEVSHLKNGLAGDTIKKMVTRIPQIKSISQPYNTFGGSTLESDDNFYRRISERLRHKNRAITLWDYEHLILQQFPEIYKVKCLNHTSKTSFTAAGHVTLVVIPDTVNKNVFDIYQPRVSKATLNSITNYINSLNTLHVNAVVMNPIYEEVSIGLEVSFYKGFDDNFYTEQLKLDITKFLSPWAYDEAKEITFGLTLHKSVLIDYIEKLSYVDYLQNVKMNGDATIYKITPSNPKSIVVSAKKHTVSTVLTTCKGTKKIIEQTCQL, encoded by the coding sequence ATGAGTAAAATCATTCCTAATATATTACAACGAAACGGAACAGGACAAGAACAGCGTACTATAGATGCGTTAGATCCTGAAAATTTCGAACTTCATGATTTTACGATTGAAGATTGGATTTTATTTGCGTTTAATTTTGCTGAGAAATTAAATTATTTCTCTACAGAAAATCATGAAGTAGCATCTGGAAATTGGAAAGTTTTTTTTAACAAACTAACAACATCTCAAGTGCCTTTTAGGGGTACTCGTGAATATGGAAAGCTAAAAGAAAATATAACAACAATACTTAATGATTTTACGAAAGAAGCTAGACTTTCTCCACATTTAACTTTATTTGTTTGCTTCTTAAAGTTGTTAGAGTTCTCAAAAGAAAGGTTTAATAAGTTAACTAAACGTCATTTAGATTTTTATTACAAAGAAATTCTTCAAGTAAATAATAAAGAAGCAATACCAGATCAAGCGCATGTAATTTTTGAATTAGCTAAAAAAATAACGAATCAACAGGTTAAAAAGGAAACCTTACTAGATGCAAAAAAAGATATTTCAGGAAATTCTTTAATGTATAAAACGGATGAAGATCTAACTGTAAACAAAGCCAAAGTAGGGGCTATAAAAACTATTTATAATAAAAATTCTAATAGTTTAAAAAAGATAAAAGTAAGTCATGTAGCGAATACAAAAGATGGTATAGCTGAGCCGCTTCTTGAAACTGAACCGTATTGGCACCCTTTTGGGTATCCATCAAGTGGTAAAAATGTAGATGAATTACAAGACGCAGAAATGGGGTTTTGTATAGCTTCCCCTATGTTATGGCTCCAAGAAGGAAGACGAGTAGTAACGATAACCATTAAATTTGATACTGATTTTGAAAAAGAACCATTTAAAGTAGATACACTTATTGAAAATTTAAAGTTGTATGGAAGTGGAAAAGAAAAATGGATAGAGCCTACTCTAATAGCAATTAATGATGCAAATGATGGTGATTTAGAAGTTTCTGATGAAATAAGTTTCACATTTTTTTTAGGAGAAGATACAGAAGCGATAGTAAATTATGAAGAAGAGTTTCTATTAAAAAAATATAAAACAACACATCCATTAGTTCGTTTTGTTTTTGATATATCTAATAATACGGGGTATGATTTTTATAGATTTTTAGCAAGTAATACAGTTAATAAAATAACAATAAAAACTGTTGTTGAAGGAGCTAAATCATTAATTGTTGAAAATGATAATGGTTTGGTTAAGAGTAAAAAACCTTTTCATCCTTTTACCACTCGACCTATTGAAGGATCTAACTTTAGTGTTGATTATAAAGAAGCGTTTTCTAAAAAATGGACAAGTTTTTCAGTTAATTTACGTTGGAAAAATACTCCAGAAGATTTCAAAAATTGGTATCAAGCGTATTTAAAAAAATCAAGCTACTCTTCTATTAAAACATATGGGGAAGAGTTAGCAAAAGCTATAGCTAATAGAAGTTTACTAATAGAAAATGAAGGATTTTTCAAGGCAAAAAAAAGAATGTTACATGCAGCTGGTGAAGCGAATGAAACAATAGGAGAGATAAAAAAAATATTTACTAAAGAGGTATTAGAAAAAGCTGATGAAGATGAGGTTTTTTATACTGGAAATTTTACAGCTATAAATTCAAGTAATACTTATGATGTTCATAAAGCAGGACCTTTGAAATTAACATTAGAACAATCTTTTTTTCATGATTTATATCCTCGCTTGTATGCTTTGGCAGTTAGTTCTGAAAATAAAGATGTTAATCTCCCTAATGAGCCTTACACTCCTTTGGTTGAAACAATTACAGTAGATTATGTAGCTGAAGAAACTATTCTAGTGTCAGAAGTTAGAAAAGATGAAAATCGAATTCAACTTTTTCATGAGCATCCTTTCGGAGAACATGAAGAAAATTATGCACATAAAAAATACTTACAAGAAGAAAAAAATATTATAGATATTTTTGATAAAGATACTATTCAAACTTTTTTAGTTCCTAAATACTGTTTGGGAGGACATTTATTTTTAGGAATAGAAAACCTAGAACCTCAGCAAAATATTTCTTTATTGATTCAAGTTCTTGAAGGAAGTGAAAATCCAGAAGTGGAGAGTTTTAAAGAAAATGAAAAAGTAAACTGGTCAATTTTATGTAATAATAAATGGAAAAGCCTTGAAAATGAGATTATTTCTAATAATACCGATAACTTTTTAAAATCTGGAATTGTAAAATTTTCTATACCAAAAGAAGCTAGTTTAAATAATACACTATTACCAGAAGGATATATTTGGATAAAAGCTCAAATGAATAAATCATTTGATGCAGTATGTAAGGTTATTAATATTCATGCTCAGGCAGTTCTTGCTACTTTTAAAAATAATGAAAATGAAGTAAGTCATTTAAAAAACGGATTAGCTGGTGACACTATAAAGAAAATGGTAACTCGTATACCACAAATTAAATCGATATCACAACCGTATAATACTTTTGGAGGAAGCACCCTAGAGTCTGACGATAATTTCTATCGAAGAATTAGTGAACGTCTTCGCCATAAGAATAGAGCTATAACTCTTTGGGATTACGAGCATTTAATTCTTCAACAATTTCCTGAAATCTATAAAGTAAAATGTTTAAATCATACTTCAAAAACAAGTTTTACTGCGGCAGGTCATGTTACACTTGTAGTAATTCCTGATACAGTAAATAAAAATGTGTTTGATATTTATCAACCAAGGGTAAGTAAAGCAACATTAAATAGTATTACTAATTATATAAATTCATTAAATACATTACATGTAAATGCAGTAGTAATGAACCCTATTTATGAAGAGGTAAGTATAGGATTAGAGGTTAGCTTCTATAAAGGTTTTGACGATAATTTTTATACAGAACAATTAAAATTAGATATCACAAAATTTTTATCTCCTTGGGCTTATGATGAAGCAAAAGAAATAACTTTTGGGCTTACATTACATAAAAGTGTATTGATTGATTATATAGAAAAACTATCCTATGTAGATTATTTACAAAATGTAAAAATGAATGGGGATGCTACTATTTATAAGATTACACCTAGTAATCCAAAGTCAATAGTAGTATCAGCAAAAAAACATACGGTAAGCACAGTATTAACTACCTGTAAAGGAACTAAAAAAATTATAGAGCAAACATGTCAGTTATAA
- a CDS encoding contractile injection system tape measure protein → MIAKTEHSIEKVFVEVNTKSKKVANEYKNSMEAFLQEEVFPLINEYFNSLEVESNSEMIIQQISKLAIEVNVSKRNKSLCFKNTKQQIRQQFLEKLEAVLNKPEMNELEINSVTVSNSKVNTFFYFLENGTFPWWNNNNNKDFFSKKILFQITENENFQIKFLKAIQNEKVKKRLVNQFFDNELCLLFLGILNKPKGLNEVLSFISKAKKIPEEKRKSIWFYVVEAVLVKDFLKVVKAIEKNDIQLKDKKQLNKIGIELNEKHTELQGGFNITRDDLGKKSNLNYVLEFFYAALPELKENKESEKEDFVNSSRDKLNEKNIKEQIFKKGKEAIKINDVEKEKDFFLRSKEKSLLQEKGSFLPEKPEELVLKTKINKENLKLEGFQKIKESTKEEFNRANDNSKTEEINRSTNRKPREESEVLSKGGINKELLFEKENVKIKKENKVDVVDQKTNTVTNKLNVDKSSEKKIAKTHKKEQKEKLKNKTENRKENESSKTVKKVENEIEKREDEILENRKRIIHDRLYSNNFKKTERKFELDVNKSVKKNEESELIVQERINIQESFDELNIQIVKNETGVANQAKSYFVENAGLILIHPFLKQFFNSCNFLNAENKIIKPIQAVHLLHYVATKKERQVESNLVFEKFLCNVPINHSIPRNIKLSEELKEKAEELMKAVTQNWEVLKKSSPDLIRNEFIQRVGKLDLTKDNPNITIERKVHDILLDKLPWNYSMCKLPWMKGLIFTNW, encoded by the coding sequence ATGATTGCGAAAACTGAACATAGCATAGAAAAAGTTTTTGTTGAGGTAAACACAAAAAGTAAAAAAGTAGCGAATGAATATAAAAATTCAATGGAAGCTTTTTTACAGGAAGAAGTTTTTCCTCTAATCAATGAATATTTTAATTCGTTAGAAGTTGAATCAAATTCAGAAATGATTATTCAACAAATATCGAAACTGGCTATTGAAGTTAACGTGTCAAAAAGAAATAAATCATTATGTTTTAAAAATACAAAACAACAAATAAGGCAACAGTTTTTAGAAAAGTTAGAAGCAGTTTTAAATAAACCTGAGATGAATGAATTGGAAATTAATTCAGTAACTGTTTCGAATTCTAAAGTAAATACATTTTTTTATTTTTTAGAGAATGGCACTTTTCCTTGGTGGAATAATAATAATAATAAAGATTTTTTTTCTAAAAAAATATTATTTCAAATTACCGAAAACGAAAATTTTCAAATTAAGTTTTTAAAAGCTATTCAAAATGAAAAAGTAAAAAAACGATTAGTCAATCAATTTTTTGATAATGAACTTTGTTTGTTATTTCTAGGGATATTAAATAAACCAAAAGGATTAAATGAGGTTTTGTCATTCATTTCTAAAGCAAAAAAAATACCAGAAGAAAAGAGAAAAAGCATATGGTTTTATGTTGTGGAAGCAGTATTGGTAAAAGATTTTTTGAAGGTAGTTAAAGCAATTGAAAAAAATGATATTCAATTAAAAGATAAAAAGCAGCTGAATAAAATAGGTATTGAATTAAATGAAAAGCATACAGAATTACAAGGTGGATTTAATATAACTAGAGATGACTTAGGTAAGAAGAGTAATTTAAATTATGTTTTAGAATTTTTTTATGCAGCCTTGCCAGAATTAAAAGAGAATAAAGAAAGTGAAAAAGAAGATTTTGTTAATTCTAGTAGAGATAAGCTAAATGAAAAAAATATTAAAGAACAAATATTTAAAAAAGGAAAAGAGGCTATAAAAATAAATGATGTAGAGAAAGAAAAAGACTTTTTTTTAAGAAGCAAGGAGAAGTCATTACTTCAAGAAAAGGGAAGTTTTTTGCCTGAAAAGCCAGAAGAGTTAGTTTTAAAAACAAAAATAAACAAAGAGAATTTAAAATTAGAAGGGTTTCAAAAAATAAAAGAATCAACGAAAGAAGAGTTCAATAGAGCAAATGATAATTCGAAGACAGAAGAAATCAATCGTAGTACTAATAGAAAACCAAGGGAAGAGTCTGAAGTTTTGTCAAAGGGTGGTATAAATAAAGAACTTCTTTTTGAGAAAGAGAATGTGAAAATTAAGAAGGAAAATAAGGTTGATGTGGTTGATCAAAAAACTAATACAGTAACAAATAAATTAAACGTAGATAAATCTTCTGAAAAAAAAATAGCTAAAACACATAAAAAAGAACAAAAGGAGAAATTAAAGAATAAAACAGAAAACAGGAAAGAAAATGAATCCTCTAAAACAGTTAAAAAAGTTGAGAATGAGATAGAGAAGAGAGAGGATGAAATTCTAGAAAATAGAAAGAGAATTATTCATGATAGATTGTATTCTAATAATTTTAAGAAAACTGAAAGAAAGTTTGAATTAGATGTAAACAAAAGTGTAAAGAAGAATGAAGAAAGTGAATTAATAGTTCAAGAGAGAATTAACATTCAAGAGTCGTTTGATGAATTAAATATTCAAATAGTAAAAAATGAAACAGGAGTTGCTAATCAAGCAAAATCATATTTTGTAGAAAACGCAGGGTTAATTTTAATACATCCATTTTTAAAGCAGTTTTTTAATTCGTGTAATTTTTTAAATGCTGAGAATAAGATAATAAAACCAATTCAAGCAGTTCACTTGTTACATTATGTAGCTACAAAGAAAGAAAGACAGGTAGAGAGTAATTTAGTCTTTGAAAAATTTTTGTGCAATGTTCCAATAAATCATTCAATACCTAGAAATATTAAGTTGTCTGAAGAATTAAAAGAGAAAGCAGAAGAACTAATGAAAGCTGTAACTCAAAATTGGGAAGTGCTTAAAAAATCGTCTCCAGATCTTATTAGAAATGAATTTATACAAAGGGTAGGTAAATTAGATTTAACTAAAGATAACCCGAATATTACTATTGAAAGAAAAGTGCATGATATATTGTTAGATAAGTTACCATGGAATTATAGTATGTGTAAACTACCATGGATGAAGGGGTTAATTTTTACAAACTGGTAA
- a CDS encoding DUF4157 domain-containing protein, with protein sequence MKRRIRKIQPQIVKKDSLFFKPNIQTKLKMGSSGDKYEVEADKMADKVVNSKNEGGLLQRKKVDDEIQKKSLASEVTPLIQKMESSEEEIVQKQEEESVQTKEEENIQEKEEEEIQSKIKNSKSIAKPQSSFEGKLRKGSGGQKMDAQTLSEMESGFGADFNNVKIHNDLGASQMSKKIGAQAFTHGNDIYFNKGKYNPNSREGKHLLVHELTHTIQQKGMVQKKVQRKPDSAVPANNQKDKNTLEKYKTAFPFFYAYMNDHFGEYLTGSEKIKKALLKNSVGILTPEKIKETTDFENGNGPKIELVEFSNPNQNGEYFYQGNTIKLNYKLVEKYEEVLSNPNATAEQKNAISISLNQVLINEFTHYGDALDGIDAIQNNQGQVINNPLPGEGAEGNFTSTYDEGNEAVAEIFEFYGSSMIYGLQNYAAHEKGIYLDPNTLKEIEKDPSLIDKSLIPPIPKIK encoded by the coding sequence ATGAAACGAAGAATAAGAAAAATACAACCACAAATAGTAAAAAAAGACTCTCTTTTCTTTAAACCAAATATCCAAACAAAATTAAAAATGGGTAGTTCTGGAGATAAGTATGAGGTAGAAGCTGATAAAATGGCTGATAAAGTGGTTAATAGTAAAAATGAAGGAGGTTTATTACAAAGAAAAAAGGTGGATGATGAGATCCAAAAGAAATCATTAGCATCTGAAGTAACACCATTAATCCAGAAAATGGAAAGTTCAGAAGAAGAAATAGTTCAAAAGCAAGAAGAAGAATCTGTTCAAACAAAGGAAGAGGAAAATATTCAAGAAAAAGAAGAGGAAGAAATACAATCTAAAATAAAAAATTCAAAATCAATAGCTAAACCACAGTCTTCTTTTGAAGGTAAATTAAGAAAAGGAAGTGGAGGCCAAAAAATGGATGCTCAAACGCTAAGTGAAATGGAGTCAGGCTTTGGTGCAGATTTTAATAACGTAAAAATACATAATGATTTGGGCGCATCTCAAATGAGTAAAAAAATAGGCGCGCAGGCATTTACACATGGAAATGATATTTATTTTAATAAAGGAAAATATAACCCTAATTCAAGAGAAGGAAAGCATTTATTAGTTCATGAATTAACGCATACTATTCAACAAAAGGGAATGGTACAAAAGAAGGTTCAAAGAAAACCTGACTCAGCAGTTCCTGCTAATAATCAAAAAGATAAAAATACTTTAGAAAAATATAAAACAGCATTTCCTTTTTTCTATGCTTATATGAATGATCACTTTGGAGAGTATTTAACTGGGAGTGAAAAAATAAAAAAGGCTTTACTTAAAAATTCCGTAGGTATTTTAACTCCTGAAAAAATTAAAGAAACAACTGATTTTGAAAATGGAAATGGTCCTAAAATAGAATTAGTAGAGTTTTCGAACCCAAATCAAAACGGAGAATATTTTTATCAAGGGAATACAATTAAACTAAATTACAAACTAGTAGAGAAGTATGAAGAAGTACTCTCTAATCCTAATGCAACTGCTGAGCAAAAAAATGCGATTAGTATAAGTTTGAATCAAGTTTTGATAAATGAATTTACTCATTATGGAGATGCTTTAGATGGTATAGATGCTATACAAAATAATCAAGGACAGGTGATAAATAATCCATTACCAGGAGAAGGGGCTGAGGGTAATTTTACTTCGACTTATGATGAAGGGAATGAAGCCGTAGCAGAAATTTTTGAATTTTATGGTTCGTCAATGATATATGGTTTACAAAACTATGCAGCACACGAAAAAGGTATTTACCTTGACCCTAACACCCTTAAAGAAATAGAAAAAGATCCTTCATTGATTGATAAAAGTTTAATACCTCCAATACCTAAAATAAAATAA